Proteins co-encoded in one Kineosporia corallincola genomic window:
- a CDS encoding response regulator transcription factor has product MRVLIVEDEPHLAEAVRDGLRLEAIAADIAGDGDHALELLDLNTYDLAVLDRDVPGPSGDEVARHIVSSGSGIPILMLTAADRIDDKVSGFGLGADDYLTKPFDLRELVLRLRALDRRRAQPRPPVRAVAGLRLDPFRREVFRDGHYVALTRKQFAVLEVLMAAEGGVVSAEELLARAWDENADPLTNAVRITVSALRKRLGEPWLIATVPGVGYRIETPADPTARSAPASTPTSTPTSMPPEDRP; this is encoded by the coding sequence ATGCGTGTGCTGATCGTGGAAGACGAACCCCATCTGGCCGAGGCCGTGCGCGACGGGCTGCGGCTGGAGGCGATCGCCGCCGACATCGCGGGTGACGGTGACCACGCCCTCGAACTGCTCGATCTCAACACCTACGACCTGGCGGTGCTCGACCGCGACGTGCCGGGTCCCTCCGGCGACGAGGTGGCGCGGCACATCGTGTCGTCCGGCAGCGGCATCCCGATCCTCATGCTCACCGCCGCCGACCGGATCGACGACAAGGTCTCCGGGTTCGGGCTCGGCGCCGACGACTACCTGACCAAGCCGTTCGACCTGCGGGAACTGGTGCTGCGGCTGCGGGCCCTGGACCGGCGCCGGGCGCAGCCCCGGCCGCCGGTGCGCGCGGTGGCGGGGCTACGGCTGGACCCGTTCCGGCGTGAGGTGTTCCGCGACGGGCACTACGTCGCGCTCACCCGCAAGCAGTTCGCGGTGCTGGAGGTGCTCATGGCCGCCGAGGGCGGGGTGGTGAGCGCGGAGGAACTGCTGGCCCGGGCCTGGGACGAGAACGCCGACCCACTCACCAACGCCGTGCGCATCACCGTCTCCGCCCTGCGTAAACGCCTCGGCGAACCCTGGCTCATCGCCACCGTGCCCGGCGTCGGCTACCGCATCGAGACGCCGGCCGACCCGACCGCACGATCCGCGCCGGCGTCCACCCCGACGTCCACCCCGACGTCCATGCCCCCGGAAGACCGGCCGTGA